The region TTATTAAAGTCTATACACTAGGACCCACAACCGTTGTTTTTTCGGGAGCTCCTACCCATAAAGATGTTCTTTTAGTAAATAAAGAACGAAATATAAAAAATGCTGAAATAAAATTTGCGATTGAAAATATTTTAGAGACTACGCCTGATGTGGTTGATATCTTACATGCGCCAAATATTGTCGAGCTTTCTATACCTGTCAATTAAAAATAATTGTCTTTTTTTGCTCTTTTTATATTATTTTTGTATTTACGAGTTAGAAAAAAGGCTGAAACGGTGAATTTAAATTCACCGTTTCAGCCTTTTTTTTATTTTGGTTAGATGTTTTATAGTAATGCTGTCAATTCAACATCCGGGTATTTATCAGCAAACCATTGCATCGCGAATTGGTTCTCAAATAAAAATAACGGTTGATCATAACGATCCCGAACCAATAAGTTTCTGCTGGAAGACATATTAGTATTCAAGTCTTCCGGTTTGATCCAACGAGCAATTTTATTGCCCATCGGTGTCATAATAACTTCTGAATTGTATTCATGCAACATCCGGTATTGGAAAACTTCAAATTGTAATTGGCCTACTGCACCAAGAATATAATCTTCTGTATGGAAGGTTTTATACAATTGAATAGCACCTTCTTGAACCAATTGTTGTACACCTTTATGAAATGATTTTTGTTTCATCACATTTTTTGCCGAAACTTTCATAAAAATCTCGGGCGTAAATTGTGGCAGTTTTTCAAATTCAATATCTTGTTTGCCTTCAAAAAGCGTATCGCCGATTTGGAAATTCCCGGTATCATAGAGACCAATAATATCTCCAGCTACAGCATTTTGCACCGTTTCTCGACTCTCTGCCATAAATTGTGTTGAATTGGAAAGCTTGATTTTCTTTTTCGTTCGAGCAAGGGTAACATCCATTCCTCGATCAAATTCCCCAGAGCAAATTCGAATAAATGCAATCCGATCTCGGTGAGCTGGGTTCATATTGGCTTGAATTTTAAAAATAAAACCTGAAAATTCATCATTAGCGGCTTCTATAATGTCTCCATCTCTGTCTTTATGAGCTGACGGACTAGGAGCAAATTGAATAAATGTGTCTAAAAAAGTCTGCACTCCAAAATTGGTTAAAGCAGAACCGAAGAAAACAGGCGTCAATTCCCCTTTAGCAATTTTTTCTTCTGAAAATTCATTGCCTGCTTCATTTAATAGTTCAATGTCCTCCAGTGCTTGATCATACAATGTTGATTTTTTGATTGGGTGATCGCCTTCTATCTCACCAGCAGCATTTAATTCAACTATCTTTTCGCCGTTTCTCCCATTTATCTCAGGATGATGGATTTCAATTCTTTTATTGTAATTATCATATAAACCTAATAAACCTCTTCCCATTCCAATAGGCCAGTTCATAGGGTAAGAATCAATTTCTAATACTTCTTCCAATTCTTCCAATAATTCCAACGGCTCTCTTCCATCACGATCCAGTTTATTGATAAATGTAAAGATAGGAATACCACGCATTCGACAAACTTGAAACAATTTCTTTGTTTGAGGCTCAATTCCTTTACCGCTATCAATTACCATCACTGCACTATCAACGGCCATCAATGTTCGATAAGTATCCTCAGAAAAATCTTCGTGTCCAGGTGTATCTAAAATATTGATTCTTTTATCTTTGTAATCAAATTGCATAACTGAACTCGTAACAGAAATTCCACGTTGTTTTTCAATTTCCATCCAGTCAGATGTTGCAAATTTCCCTGTTTTTTTCCCTTTTACAGTCCCAGCTTGACGAATGGCTCCACCAAAAAGTAATAATTGTTCTGTGATAGTTGTCTTTCCGGCATCTGGGTGGGAAATAATTGCGAATGTTTTTCGCGATGCTACTTCTTCTTTTAACGTTTGTTCCATTATTATTAATCCCTCATTCAAATCATTTATTTAACCTTCTATATACTTAATGGCATGTCGTTACATGTCAACACCCTTTTCTTATCATTAGTCAAGTTATTATAACATATTCATTAACAGAATTTTATTTTTTTTATTTTTCATTAAATCCATATTCTCCAACGTAATTTTTAATAGACCAAATGTTTAATTGTTCTCTTGCCGCTACTTGTTCAGCAGCCAACAATTGATCAAGATAAACTTCCTGACCCTCTTCATATCCAACCCTTGCTAAGCCTTCTTGAACCAATATTTCTTGCACTAATGTGCCATCAGCAAACAAATAGGCCAATACTCTTCCATATTTATCTATTCTTTTTTGAGTAGGTTCATATTCGATCGTAAGTGTTTTCCCTTTTAAATAATTAATTAAAAATTCTTTTGCCTCTTTACCGTAAGGTTGTACAGAACCTGTTTTAGTAGTCGAACTTTCTGGAGTATCAATTAAAAGCAAGCGCATTTTATACTCTTGGCCTGCTTCTTTAAAAACGATGGTATCTCCGTCAATTACCCGTTGTACTTCTATAGAAGCGCGATTATCTGCTTGATGCTCGGAAGGAGTTTCTTTTGCTGTATCCATTACAACATAATTTCCTGTCAGAATAAGTAAGATGACTACAATCCCTGAAAGCATTTTTTTATTCAGTTTCATAAACGTCCCTTTCTTAGTAGAGCGATTCTCTTCAGAATTAAGGTTAAGAGCAGAAAAACTAAGAATAAAAAGGTCTTATGTACCTCCTCTTAACAAGTTTCAGCATCTTTTATCTCCTGAAAATTACCCACTCACAAAATATCTGATTTGTACTTTATCCTGTCTCTTCATGTGTTTTTCAAACAAGATAAAGAGCCAGTTTG is a window of Carnobacterium mobile DSM 4848 DNA encoding:
- a CDS encoding DUF1827 family protein, whose amino-acid sequence is MKLIDVTNSHIDLVTEQLGNTDANFIKVYTLGPTTVVFSGAPTHKDVLLVNKERNIKNAEIKFAIENILETTPDVVDILHAPNIVELSIPVN
- a CDS encoding peptide chain release factor 3 is translated as MEQTLKEEVASRKTFAIISHPDAGKTTITEQLLLFGGAIRQAGTVKGKKTGKFATSDWMEIEKQRGISVTSSVMQFDYKDKRINILDTPGHEDFSEDTYRTLMAVDSAVMVIDSGKGIEPQTKKLFQVCRMRGIPIFTFINKLDRDGREPLELLEELEEVLEIDSYPMNWPIGMGRGLLGLYDNYNKRIEIHHPEINGRNGEKIVELNAAGEIEGDHPIKKSTLYDQALEDIELLNEAGNEFSEEKIAKGELTPVFFGSALTNFGVQTFLDTFIQFAPSPSAHKDRDGDIIEAANDEFSGFIFKIQANMNPAHRDRIAFIRICSGEFDRGMDVTLARTKKKIKLSNSTQFMAESRETVQNAVAGDIIGLYDTGNFQIGDTLFEGKQDIEFEKLPQFTPEIFMKVSAKNVMKQKSFHKGVQQLVQEGAIQLYKTFHTEDYILGAVGQLQFEVFQYRMLHEYNSEVIMTPMGNKIARWIKPEDLNTNMSSSRNLLVRDRYDQPLFLFENQFAMQWFADKYPDVELTALL
- a CDS encoding thermonuclease family protein, encoding MKLNKKMLSGIVVILLILTGNYVVMDTAKETPSEHQADNRASIEVQRVIDGDTIVFKEAGQEYKMRLLLIDTPESSTTKTGSVQPYGKEAKEFLINYLKGKTLTIEYEPTQKRIDKYGRVLAYLFADGTLVQEILVQEGLARVGYEEGQEVYLDQLLAAEQVAAREQLNIWSIKNYVGEYGFNEK